TCCACCCTTTTACAAAGAACAGAAACCTCTCCTGGTATGAGAGACATGTTCTTCTTACTAATATGCATACAAGCTTTTGTGTaatcagagcaactgttcagaggataAAAATCTTCGTTATCTGAACACCACCTGTGGTAACCTTGAGGAAGACAAAAAAAGCTTCTTATGTAATCTAAACATTTGAAGATAAGGGTATATGTCAACAGTGATAAGAAGCAGGTAAGGTGCGTTGAGTGGTGGAATTAAAGTCTTGAAAGATGGttaatggagggagggggttgtggagaATAGAAGGAAGGGAAATGGATTAGGGAGATTATTAACCTTTAACGGGTTATATTATCCTGACTAGGCTTATGGACACGGACTTTTAAACTTTTAAAGTTTTCATTAGCCACAGAGGAACTTACCTCAAAGTTTACTGGGATAGTGAAACACTGAAGAACTTGCTTCTGTTGAACGTGGCAGCTGAGCCATCCAGGGTAGTAAGAGAGTGAGTCAAACACTGGTAAGATAGCAACTGAGAGTATGCCTGGCCTGGCCACCACTTGTGTTCAACACTCGCCGCTAACACTGGAGCAATTACATATTTTTTCACAAACttagttatttttcttttccccattcCAGCTGTATAGAAGGTTCTAATGAATGATGTATTGATAGAGATGTGAAGATATTTAGGTAAAGGTGATTTTGAGATGGATTTTATTGAAGGGGAAATATAACAGTACAATTGAATATGTATAACCGATATCGTTCAAGGCGGATCTTGATAAAGCTGCCAGACGAACGATGTTTTATCCCGCATACGATGATAAAATGTATAGTGTGTCGGTTCCAGTGACTGTGTAGTTAAGTTTTCCTTTTGCTGATTTATTCTTTACCTTATGAAGCAACTGATGAGTTTAAGTTCTCAATATTCAGCGTCGTTTTACATGAttgaggaaaacaagagagacCTGAATTCTTCAGCGCCAGCGGCGATTACGTGAGAATTACATGAGcaggttaataatgatgatgtttatcCTCTTACATAAGATCACGTGTGATGTCATCATTTTCGGGCAGGATGGTTCTAGGTATGATGGTTTGGGGTCTTTCACAAGATCCTTTACGTCCATACAAAGTTGTTTTGAGCCCtaaggcctgtcaactgccagggttgtCAAAGCCGTACAATCTCTCAGCATTTTCCTCGGGTGTTCATTGAATATGATTATGAATCCACACACTCTGACTTTGTATGTATCCTTGTAGGTTGTAATACTTAAGGAATGCATAATGTGACGGTCAGATTCGTCAGATTCtccacgaaacacacacacacacacacacacacacacacacacacacacacacaggcatatatatatggcactcgACGAACTACAGCAATACACAAGAGACAGACCTGCTTAAACCTTACGATGATGTGGTCTTAACGTGAATCCAGCAGCTAGGCGAGGCTGGTTGTTGTCCTGTCATAGTGACTTGTGGCGCAGACCGAGAGttgccacttacacacacacacacacacactgttatgtTCACATCTTGCAAAGAGGTTAGAGACATTCTTAtgtggttgttgtttgttagatGAATTATACTAATAAACATTAGATTGGGTAGATGCAATAAGGTAATATACTCGATACAGTAATACCCTGAGATACAGCAGTGCATTGATAAACGATACTGTAATGCTTGAAGCGTAGTAATACATGAGCCCCACTTATACGTATTTTCTCAGTCTTTACAACCAGTCGAAAATGTGCTGTCATGTATTTAAGTGTAAGACCATATGTGGTCTCCACTGTGTGTACAGggcagtgtgtttgtgtctggtaATAATGACCTAGCCTGTTCACGCgcggaataatgataatagaaattataaaaatagtaatgaaaaacgataataacaatagtagtagtagtagtaggattaAAATGATAGTCCTTACGTAAATATTAATGTGGTGGTTTACGAGTTCACAGTGGCCTGGATGAGGCTGTTCCTTAAAGCATCCCGCATAAACCTGGACGGACAtgctgcaactaggggacgagggatctccggtggGTGAAGGTGGCGAGAAACGGTGAAAGTTAGCTTTTCCAGAGGGCTGGATAAGGTCCGGTTGATGGTCGGAGAGAATCGGGAGGATTGTGTGTTGAGTTCCACATGATTGATGGTAtacggggggggggatgaactTACAtgccctgttgtgtggtggagagggacgggtaaacagagaagaggtagtaaaagctttgcggaagatgaaagccggcaaggcagcgggtttggacggtattgcagtggaatttattaaaaaaggggggtgactgttttgttgacaggttggtaaagaccccgggcaggtgaggcaggggtagGTATTGGGGAAGATTAAAGTTGTTTGGGATGGTCATACTCTCACCGTCGTCTTTTCTACCacatataggaatatatagaACAGTAGCAGATTACCTCGTCATGGAGCACCGAGGCCTTGTGTCACTACGTAATCTTTAAGAGGCAAGTAGAATTTGTATCAACAACTCTAATGATTTTTTGCTTGACCTCCAAACGCAGTGGTCCCTATTCATTGCCATCAACTGCTTAACAGGTACCAGTTGTTTACCTTCGTATAGTCTGATTATTCTGCTTTTAGATCCGTTTTCGTCTGTTTATAGCTCAGTTAGACCTTTGTCACTTGTAGGTCAGCCAGAGGGTTACACTATTTGACTCAGATCGTGACCAACCTAGGTGTTACCGTGGCCGTCTTAGTTCACTCGGATCGTAGACACTCACACTAGTTCAGCTTGATCCTGGCCAGATTAGTTCAGTCACACTGCAGTAATCTCAGATGACTCTAGGCTGTGGATGGTTTACGTTCTGGCCACCAGTACTTCATCCCCGACTTTGAGTGGCCCTGTGACGTCGATGGCCATGTTGATGCCGAATATTGGGCTCTTGACCCATTTCTTAGCCAGCTTGGCCGGCTCGGTCACCATCCGGTATCTGCAGTAGATGTGGAAAGTGAGTGTAACTAGGAAATTGCCATCCTGAGCAAGACGggaacgacccttggggatgACAGGTTGTGGTGATGTCCTGATTGTTTTAACCCGATCCCCAAGGGCGGGGACGTCAGGCCCAAGGGTCGAACTTGTTGTGCTTGAGGTTTTGCACGGCACGTTTCACAAGGTGCCTAAAATTGCTTTgcaccattatctctctctctctctctctctctctctctctctctctctctctctctctctctctctctctctctctctctctttttctcaatCTCTTTCCCTGTTTCTCTCTCGTATTCCCTACCtacctttctttctttgtctccgTTGCAGttttcctgccccccccccactctccctctctctttctctttcctcgcTTCCTTCTTTTATTCTGtgccttttctccccccccccctcacctactcTTTTccgtttctttacatcttttttttttcatccgtaGCTCCATCGCTCTCTACCTCTTGCTGATTCCtagtctcctctcctctctcctttcatcCACTTCTTTACCCATACCTTTTGATTTCCTGTCTCCCTAATTGCCTCCCTGTTCCTACCTATTCCTTTTGATTTCCTGTCTCCCTTATTGCCTCCCTATTCCTTCCTATTCCTTTTGATTTCCTGTCTCCCTAATTGCCTCCCTATTCCTTCCTATTCCTTTTGATTTCCTGTCTCCCTAATTGCCTCCCTATTCCTTCATATTCCTTTTGATTTCCTGTCTCCCTTATTGCCTCCCTATTCCTTTTCCTAATTCGACCTCTCCTCATGCATCATTCCTCGTTGCCTGTTGTTCTGTCACTTGgtgtctcccctctcctgccctcctATTATATTTTCCTCGTTATTCCCGTCTTGCATCTGTCTACCACGCAGCCCCTATATTCCCACGCTCTCTCGTTCTCTCCAgcctcccccctcacccaacccacccacccagtacTCACGAGCGGAGGGTTGTGATTGGTTCGTGCTTAGGGTGTCGTTCCCCTGTCTCTGGGTCCACCGTTGTTTGTATACACCTGAGGGAGAAcagcgtagtagtagtagtttaaggTCGACCCCTATTAAGTCTTGAGGTCAAACACTTCCTCTGTATGATAAGCGAATGGATACATGAATAATCGCAATACTGAAGCGAATGGATACATGAATAATCGTAATGCTGATTGATAATGTCTGGTGATAAAGATCTGCTGTGGTAATCCTGAGCAGTAATTTCCCCTAGGACAAAGCAATGGTGTATGACCTTATCCCGCACAGAGCTACAGCCTTTGGAGGATCATGAGCTAGATCTACAGCCTGTGCAACACCTGACTGGGAATGAAAATTAAGAGGAGTCTTCGCTACCTGGCCCGTGAACTAAGAACCTCCAAAACATCTAAGACCCAGGTATACAACAGCACGCAGGAGGTAAACCCTCGAGGTTCTTTACCCGCTGGAGTCTAGCGGCTAGATCAACACTATTTGGAATACTAGTGTATCACCAGCTTCTGAAACACCTTTAGATAGAGTCGCAGCTCTGAACATCACTTGAACACCTCACGAACACCTCTGGAACGTGCTTTCACAAGAATGTAATCTCTGTATTCTAGGATTTAGCCTTTGGAACATCATTTGGCAAGCCTGTAGACTACGGCTTGTCAGTTTCCTAGCCTCCAGAGTACTATCTGTATAGTTTTAGTCTCAGGAACACAActttacaaggctatagcctcagGAACTCCAGATGGCAAAGCTTCTGTCTTTAAACCACTACTTCACAAGACTGGAGCCTCTGGAACTCCAGATGGCAAAGCTTCTGTCTTTAAACCATTACCTCACAAGGCTGAGGCCTATGGAACTCCAGATGGCACCTTGAAGGCCTCACCTCTCGCAGGGCTTCAGCTTTCTGAGAACCACCTGGCCGATCTTCAGATATGTCCAGTCATCTTCGTCGAAGGGCGGCGCCCCGCGGACGGTGATGTTGGCCCGGAAGTTGGCCATGGTGACGGGGTCCTCCAGGCGAGAATTGAGATCCTTCAGCGACGACTGTGAAGTTACCAGGTAGGCGCAGGTGTCAGCGTAGTACATCTGCCCCAGAGAGATACATTGAGACCAATACAAGAAGGTGAAGCAGAAGGGGAAAGTGTAGACGGGCCAGCTGGAACATCTGATGAAAGTGATCTctgtgaggtgaaggtgaagcaGAAGGGGAAATGTAGACGGGCCAGCTGGAACATCTGATGAAAGTGATCTctgtgaggtgaaggtgaagcaGAAGGGGAAAATGTAGACGGGCCAGCTGGAACATCTGATGAAATTGATCActgtgaggtgaaggtgaagcaGAGGGGGAAAGTTTAGACGGGCCAGCTGGAACATCTGATGAAATCTGATCACTGTGAGGTGTTTTTACCGGTGGTATGAACACTGTGCACTGGGAACAGCAAGGTCAGCATTGTACACTGCATCTGGGATAGAGTCCCCAAGTATCTACGACATTTTCATCATGAGACAGGGTTGGATAGCTCGTAGTGCTCACCGCTGGAAATGTTAGATATAAGATTAATGCGTTCTTGGCGTCAAGAATAAAGAGTTATGTATATTACATTCAGTAGAGTGTAATGTGTGAACTGGGTGATGTGCTTGTGAACTGATTACGAACATCTGGCAACtcgctacttgtgtgtgtgtgaggcagaaagaaaaggcatcAACCAGGGCCAGGGAGGAAAACATGAGAGCCTCAGTGAGCTTAGCTCCTCAGAGAGATGTAAGGTGGTcttgacctacctacctaccctgtcTGTCTTGAGGAACTTCGGGAACTCGAAGTAACGTGGCTTCATAGCCGGCCTCTTCTCCATGACATTTCCCTTGTACAGCAGTCGAACCTGTGTGGCTCCGTTGTACAGCATGTGGGTGAGCCACTCAGCAACCTCAtctccacagtccacgcctctcACCGCGTCTCCCCACATTCTGCAACACCAGTCTGTATTCTTTAGAAAATGTATTACTTACAGATTTACCTCCGGAAATAAGGTCTTAAAGATCACAGAAATATTTTAGGGGTATTTGTAGATAAATTTTTTGCGTTTTGCATTATTTAACTAACTTTTTTGCTCGGCATCTCATACGAAATAAGATATTACGAGGAAATTGAAACTTTCCTGCTTGCCTGGCGTGGACGATTTCTGGGTTCTCGAGGACGTGTTTGAGGTTGAACTGAACCGGTTGGGCGGCGGCCCGGGCCTCGAGGGTGACCACGTCATCCTTCACCGTCAGCGCCACCGTCAGGAGCCTGCCCGTGTGACGCCCTCCTACGAACCTGTGTTCCTCCGCCGTCACCACCATGAACGCCCTGTGGAACTCCTTCGTTGTTTTTACCAGGGGGATTGAGCCTGAGTCTGTTATCATTAATCACGACATTCATATTGATAGAGTAAAAAAAAGTCATAGAtttagggagagaaagagaaagactgTGTCCAAAAGGTCTGTGGTTTTTGACACCATTTTGCCTAatttctcttttccccttttgcaGGTTTATATCACTCAGGAGATGAACTCAGACGTGCTGTGGAAAGTCGGTCTTGATTCGCGTCACTAACGCGTACGTCTTACCTTCCTGGGGGGGGGCAGATGTTGACTGACCTGTCCTGGAGTTCGCCATGGGCGAGGCCATGGGTGGTGGCCTGGGCTTGCTTCACCGACACACCCCGACCAGACTTGAGCGGGAAGATGGTCAGGTCGCTGACCtcgcccacctcctcccacctgccgGCAAGTAAGGCAAAGGTAATTTAACATACAGCCTTGtagagaaagggggaaaaaaatagtgttATGTTTAACTCTGGATAAACTTACGGGAATAGTGATATACAGACCACTAAGTCTAACGAGGTGCCCCGTCAGGAAAATGACCAACCACCCCTCATAAGGTCACTTACCGTAGTTAACCTGTTAGATATgacagtatgacctttgagcacgatggtacagctgCGACGTAACATGCCACTATCCTTTGACCTGAACTTTAGGGTCAGTTAGTACTATGCAGAGGAAGGGTCCTTAACATTTCTGTTTTTCTTAAgagcagccatatatatatatatatatatatatatatatatatatatatatatatatatatatatatatatatatatatatatatatatgtacctttacacacacacacacactcatactcgcCTCCGCCTCTGTGTTACATGGAGTGGTATCACAAGCCTTTCGTCTCATAGATTCTTCTGGTGCCCAAGTGGTGAGTGTTACGTGTGATCCTTGTGCACACTCATGTTCATATGCACACAGCTTTCAGGTCGTACGGTGTATTCTGTTTGATAGGTAGGACGTTTACATGAGCGATATAATGCCATATAGGTGTGAAAGTGTGTAATTGCGTACATGTACgttatgaggagggagttctatacttatgtgtgtctgtgtttctttttatgataatgataataattacttcCGACTGGTAGAGGGAAAATAACTGATAAGTAAGGTCCAATATGTACTTACCATTAGGTGTGCAGTGAATGCACACATCAAGGGAAAGATGAGGACACGCTTAGATACGtcatagtgtggtgtgtgtatgtgtgtgtgtaccgagaaATGCCTAGGGAGGTGTGGGTACTCACTCTTTAGGATGATGTGGGCGGGAATAGAGACGCCACGCCAACCATCCTGCCAGGGCCGCCATGCCCCCACACGCGAACGACAACTCCAGCCTCTCCAGCATTctctggagggagaggggagagagagtcttagccACGTACCCAACACCCAACGCTTCCAGCAGTTttttggtggtgaccagccattcgaggattgaccgttaggatacctccttctctccctcgaACAGCTGAGcggtggaattctcttcctcctataGTCTTAAGtacaaacacctgtggagccctTATTGATTTCCGCTAACTTTTTCCTCGCCGTTtgtttcatccaagatggcctttgactcgGACATGTTTTGCTCTCGTGATGTCTCACCAAACTCATTTCTCCGGAGGtgattaggtcaggtgaggtcaccagcCGTGACCTGCCACTAAGTTAGGGCGTCGTGAGCGTGCATAACACTGTGGGTCACCACAAGATACTCTGTGTGTATCTTGCAACATCAGATGGTATTGCCTCGTTTtctgatgatatttcattattttcttaatgTAATTGTCTGTATCTAggacacaaacgcacgcacatacacagtcAGGTGATGACAGAGCTATTGATCTGTAAGTACATTGTATACTGAAGGCATTTTCATCATTTCGCAATTGTAGAAGCTGGAAATGATAATCGAGTCAAACTAACCTCTCAAAACCAGAAGTAATTCAGACTAACCCTTACCTAACTTAACCGTAATCTAAACTAACCCTCACCTAACTTATCCTAACTTAACCGTAATCTAAACTAACCCTTACCTGACTAACCCTAACTTAACCGTAATCTAAACTAACCCTTACCTAACTTATCCTAACTTGACCGTAATCTAAACTAACCCTTACCTAACTTATcctaacgtaacgtaaggtaacggTTATCTAATCTAACCCGTCTTATCCTAGACTTAGACGATTGGGAAGGTAAATTCTGATCGTGCCTTACAAAACCACACCCACTTTAATAAAAGATGTTCGTTAGCCCGTCATGCCTCCCAGCTGAAGGTTAGTCGATATGCGAACGGTCTCATGGACTGTGGGGAAGGTCTGTATGATTAAAACTGTATTCCATTCCCTCGGTGACCTAAcactcttaagcacgacagttagactcgtgagcacgactgtacgaccagtgaacacgacagtgcgactgtaggactcatgagcacgacgagacgaggtttgcgtatgatgatggtgtggcctctgacctgacccttacagcGTCAGGTCACAAGCCATGCCACCAGACCAAAGAGTCCTAACTCCGCGCCcatgggtcgtaaggtcgtgctgaaGTGGTTAACTTTACGACACAACCGTAAGTGAATAGGTAAATTCCACTCAGCTGTCCACACCGGTACCAAGACGCCAAGTTGAAGACACATCGTTAATGGATATCAATTACATTATAACTGTTCTTTTGTCGTACTTTccgatgtgggtgtgtggtgaataTCATGAAGTTAGAGACGTGCATGTCTTACCTCACCCGTAGCTGCAGCAGAAGTGATCATATTGATCTAACATTCCTGTACCATTCGTCTCGGACTGCGCCATGCAGGGCGTGTATCTTTTCAAAGTCGTAAAGTGTTGGAGAATTATTGTCACATTGTAAATCCATTTGTATACATAATGTATCCTTCTCTTCATTACTGTTTTATCCTCAAAATAAAATTTACGTATTTCGTATCATGACATCATGAAGTGCTTATGTCCATCGCCTGATGTTTTTACTTCCAGAATGAACAACGAATGGAGGAGACATCCTGTGATTTGTATCAAGGACGCACTCGATCCACCCTGAATGATATCTTTCTAAACATGTTTATTTATCTCTGCTCAAGTGTGCTCACGCAAAGGAGTATCGAAATATATTTGTCTCGTTAGAAAGCCAACTTGTTAAAGTATACCTTATGTAACCTAACCTTAGATAGGTTAAACTAAGAAGAACTAGTTATTTAGATCTGGCTGATAGGTTTTTGATTATGTGAATGGCTGGCTAGTTATGGTTTAGTTTTTAAAAGAAAGCAGaattattttctctttatcaGCGAGGATAAAGTTGTAACAGGAAATAATTTGAAATTAAGTAGATCGTTCAAACGGAATcaacaagtgatttttttttcttttcagttttgtCCGGAAATATCAGAAAAAGAGTTGTACATAAAGTTTGAAACACACCACCAGCGTTCGATGGTACTGGAATGGCCACAATTAAAGGTACCAACGTCTGCAGAGCTATTATGAATACTTAATCATTATCGAGCAGCTTAGTTAGGGCAACACGCAGAGCAATGGGACACAGACTTGAGTTTAGATAGTAATATAAATTCAGGTGCGTACCAGACAAGACGTGGGATTGAGGACAGAGTACAATGATGGGAGTCTCTGTCAATATACATATTTTGGACAGTAATATATAAGTTAGAACTCATGAGGGTTACAGTGAGCGTTCAATGTATTCAGTGCACTGTCACGCATATTGTTGACTGTGTCATTACCCACACAGGGAATCGGTGCGTTTTAGTTTTTGCGAACAGGTTCGGTTATCATGTGAATCGCTGAATGATTTATTGCCGTCCACTCCTGATTGACATGGCTTTGTGTGTCGCTTTGTGCC
The sequence above is a segment of the Panulirus ornatus isolate Po-2019 chromosome 12, ASM3632096v1, whole genome shotgun sequence genome. Coding sequences within it:
- the LOC139751872 gene encoding mitochondrial amidoxime-reducing component 1-like, with the translated sequence MLERLELSFACGGMAALAGWLAWRLYSRPHHPKEWEEVGEVSDLTIFPLKSGRGVSVKQAQATTHGLAHGELQDRAFMVVTAEEHRFVGGRHTGRLLTVALTVKDDVVTLEARAAAQPVQFNLKHVLENPEIVHARMWGDAVRGVDCGDEVAEWLTHMLYNGATQVRLLYKGNVMEKRPAMKPRYFEFPKFLKTDRMYYADTCAYLVTSQSSLKDLNSRLEDPVTMANFRANITVRGAPPFDEDDWTYLKIGQVVLRKLKPCERCIQTTVDPETGERHPKHEPITTLRSYRMVTEPAKLAKKWVKSPIFGINMAIDVTGPLKVGDEVLVART